The genomic region AGGTTTATATGAGTAGATCATTTTTACCAATTTTCAGCCAAATTGGTGTTCGTTAAGATAACAAACTAGATCAAATTAATGGAGAACCAAATCTGTCAAATATGAACCGTTCAAGTTCATAATTGATAAATCACACTTACGAATGCCTTAACAAGTTTCAATATAACTGAAAATTTGGAGAAATGATCTACTTAAAAATACTTATAAACTAAACGGTCAAGATGTAGATATAAGATCGAAAGGTAGGATAAGCCGAAAAGTCCTCAACAAGTCCTCAACTTAAGGGTCCTCACTAAAAGGGCTCCCTTGTTTTATAAACTCGAAAAAAGTTTGCACATGCAACATGCTAATTAATGGGGACATGTATATCATATCATTACAAAGAAAAGGAACACAATAATATATATATATCAAATATTGTTGCAATGTAGAAAAAGAATTTATGGGTTGGTTAGTGTAGCGACCTAGGTAATAATGCATGCTTTTGCTTTCTTAATTATTATAGTTATACGTACGTACATATAAATAGTTTGTTTTATAACAGATGGAGTATGTATGTTCATCGTGTTATTCGTGTAACATATGATGAATTTCATGGCTCAAAGCCTCCGACTGCGTACTCTCATAGGATTTACTGTATAGAGAGTTGGAAACTACCAAATCTGACTCATGCATGAAAAGATTTGCGAGAGTACAAGTTAACACTTGACACCACCATATGCAAAAGTTTTGGAGCATCGGAAAATGGAAAATAAAAGTGAAAAAAAGAATGTGATGTATTATATTAATTGTTATCTCCATGGGATACGATAGAGATAGAAATATGACACTATTATATACATTTTTTTATTATCCTTTTATCATAAGATTGAAAACAATTTTCACAAACAAGGTAACAGATAAATATTTAACTAGACAATATATGTGCGTTATGGCACATTTATCGAGTTAGCATGGATCCGACGTCCGAGATTGATAATACGGTTGGAAGTGGATTCCTCCGTTGTTTTATACCTTTTATTGAGTTATGCATGTTTGACAAGACGAGCATTCTTTATTTGTACAATAAACACGATGGAAGATGTGACAGTACTTAACACAGCTGGTTTGGTGGGATTCACCTCCTCCTTTTATTTTGTCATATTGTAGTAGTGACCTTATGGGTCTTCCCTAATTTCGGTTTTCATAGTTTTGTTTCGTTATTATTTTGTTATGAGAGGTTTTAGTCTAATCCCCCTCTCTTGATGTTTCTTTTTTTCTTTTCTAATACATAAGAGTGTTAGGGGGTCATTCCTCTCTTACTCATCTTTCAGACCAAAAAAAAAAAAAGATGCGAAAGTACTTCAAATATAACGGTACGTAGTTCTTCATGAAGGCCTTTCTCTTTCTCTTGCAAATGGTTTCTCTGCAGAAGTCTATATAGAAGGCGACTAGAAAGCTTCTCATCGATTATAGAAATGCGAGGAGAATCAAGATCGATCTCCTAATCCTATCTCTAACCCGGAGATCTAGAGACTAGAGTGTCAAGTCTCAATACCAGTGTTGGATTTTGTTTTCCCTTTGTTACATCAGTTCATGTCATTTGAGGACAGGTGTTCGTGCACTTCAATACAAGTCGATTAACTCATCATCATATGCATAGCTTTGGTACCCAAGCTCTTTCGGTGTAGCTGACTTTAGTAGCCACAATTTGGTTACAGAGTTCAAAGAGGTTCGTCTCTATCTAAACCTCGGTTGGCCTAAACTTTCGGTGTGCCTAGTCCTCGGTATGGGAATTGGGAAAGCATGAGGTGGTACCAAGGCATGGGATTAGATAGTTAGATATACTGAACAAAATGAGTAATTAGTTTTTTTTTTGATTTTATGTCCTTTACTGGTGGATTCCATAAATTGGCACAACTCATCACGATCATGGTCTTAATCTTTAAGTTTCTTGGTAACATCATGACCCTGAGTTTACCACAATGAAAAGGTAGAATAATTTGGCAGCACATGTTTGGAGAATAGCCCACAGACATTTTCTTTGAACTAATGACCAGCAGTGACTTGTGACTTTGGTTGGTGGGGAGAATGAGAGTGGAGAATCACACCCCTTCGAACGAGATGAAGACAAGCCTTGGCATCATCTAATGTTGGAGCAGGTCATCATCTCTCGGTAAATATCAAAACTCAGTAAACTACCATAACAAGTTTAACTGATTTTCAGATTATATTGCAACATTTCAGTGAAAAATTTATGAATAATATTTCGAGAGCAGTAAATATTCGAGCCAAACCATGGTATTTGCAACTTGATGTAATAATTTGAGAGAAAACTACTTTCCACTTCTGAAAATTCAACATTGACGACTTTAAATCCTGGCGTGCTACCATCTGGGATTTTAACCCTTTATAAACCCCCCTCTACCAAGCTGCCTAAGCATCACTGCAGTTCTCAGTTTCAGCTAGCAACTAAATCTCATTTGAGCACCAGCCATGGAGACCCTTTACCTTGTTCTATCTTTAGGAGCTGCTCTTTTCGCCTTTGCCCTCTTTGCACTCAAATCCGAAGATGGCAAGAACCTCCCACCAGGCAGCATGGGGTGGCCTATTGTGGGAGAGACTCTCGAGTTTCTTTTTGGAAAGCCTGAAAACTTTGTGTTCAAGAGGATGAAGAGGTACTCCCCTGACATCTTCAAGACAAAGATTCTCGGGGAGAAAACTGCTGTCATTTGTGGACCTAATGGCCACAAGTTTCTCTTCAGCAATGAGCAGAAGTACTTCACAGCATTCCGTCCACACTCTATGCAGAAGATGTTCAGGTCGTACAAGGCTGCTACTCCTGCTGCTGCTCCGAAACAGATTGCTCGCGATGAAGAGTCGAAAGTACTAAGATCACCGGGGTTCCTTAAGCCAGAAGCATTGATGAGGTACTTGGGGAAGATGGACTCAATCACCCAAGAACAGATGAAGGTGTACTGGGAAGGCAAGAACCAGGTCTTGGCCTACCCTTTGGCCAAGACTTTGACTCTTAGTCTTGCCTGCAGATTCTTCTTGGGGATTGATGAGCCGGAGAGGATTGCTAGGCTGGTGGAGAACTTTGATGATGTGACTGTGGGGATGCACTCACTTATTGTGAACTTCCCAGGAACCATTTTCCACAGGGCAACAAAAGCAGCTGATGCAATCAGGAAGGAGTTGAAGACTGTGATCCAGGAGAAGAAGGCTGCAATGGCATCAGGAGCACCTATGATGGATATTCTGACACATATGATTGTGGCAAGTGATCCATCTGGGCAACACATGCCTGAGGCTGAGATTGCAGATAAGATGATGGGTTTGTTGACTGCTGGGTACAGTACTGTGGCTACAGCTATGACTTTCTTCATGAAATATGTGGGAGAAAGGCCTGACATCTATGCCAAGGTCCTAGCAGGTAATTCCCTTCACAACTTCATAACCCAATTCATCAAACTGATAAAAAAAATTTGTAATGATATGCTTATTGGGGTTTTGTGTTGTGATTATGAAAACAGAACAAATGGAGATTGCTGAGTCAAAGACGCCAGGACAACTCTTGGAATGGGATGACTTGAATAAGATGAAGTACTCCTGGAATGTCATATATGAGGTGATGAGGTTCACTCCACCACTACAGGGAACATTCCGAGAGGCTCTGACCGATTTCGAATATGCCGGTTACACCATTCCTAAGGGCTGGAAGGTACTTACATACACGCGCACACACACACATACTTTTAAAGTTTGTTCATAACCTCCATTAGAGGACTCAAGTAGCTAACTAAGTCTCTGTTTTGTTGCAGGTATATTGGACTGTTAGCACAACAAACATGAACCCGGATTACTTCCCCAACCCAGAAAAGTTTGACCCCTCGAGATACGATGACGTGAGTGCATTCCCACCGTATACATTTGTTCCATTTGGAGGAGGACCAAGAATGTGCCCTGGAAAAGAGTATGCTCGACTGGCCATTCTCACTTTTGTGCACAATGTGGTCAAGAGGTTCAAGTGGGAAGTGGTATTTCCCAAAGAAAAGATCACAGGTGATATGATGCCGACACCAGAAAAAGGACTTCCTATTCGCCTTACATGTCA from Fragaria vesca subsp. vesca linkage group LG3, FraVesHawaii_1.0, whole genome shotgun sequence harbors:
- the LOC101291806 gene encoding cytochrome P450 716B1-like, coding for METLYLVLSLGAALFAFALFALKSEDGKNLPPGSMGWPIVGETLEFLFGKPENFVFKRMKRYSPDIFKTKILGEKTAVICGPNGHKFLFSNEQKYFTAFRPHSMQKMFRSYKAATPAAAPKQIARDEESKVLRSPGFLKPEALMRYLGKMDSITQEQMKVYWEGKNQVLAYPLAKTLTLSLACRFFLGIDEPERIARLVENFDDVTVGMHSLIVNFPGTIFHRATKAADAIRKELKTVIQEKKAAMASGAPMMDILTHMIVASDPSGQHMPEAEIADKMMGLLTAGYSTVATAMTFFMKYVGERPDIYAKVLAEQMEIAESKTPGQLLEWDDLNKMKYSWNVIYEVMRFTPPLQGTFREALTDFEYAGYTIPKGWKVYWTVSTTNMNPDYFPNPEKFDPSRYDDVSAFPPYTFVPFGGGPRMCPGKEYARLAILTFVHNVVKRFKWEVVFPKEKITGDMMPTPEKGLPIRLTCH